The following coding sequences are from one bacterium window:
- the queF gene encoding preQ(1) synthase, producing MRLDVRDPREIRLDLLETFPYEYPRSPAIVEITTDEFTAVCPWSGLPDFGTVVVRYLPNTRVLELRSFKYYLLSYRNVGIYQEHAANRILADLVRACAPQWMELELDYRIRGGVHTVVRTRWPAPSS from the coding sequence CTGCGCCTCGACGTTCGCGATCCCCGGGAAATCCGGCTCGACCTGCTCGAGACGTTTCCCTACGAGTACCCTAGATCCCCCGCGATCGTGGAGATCACGACCGACGAGTTCACCGCGGTCTGTCCTTGGTCGGGGCTCCCCGATTTTGGCACGGTCGTCGTCCGGTACCTGCCGAACACCCGGGTGCTCGAGCTCCGCTCGTTCAAGTACTACCTGCTGTCCTACCGGAACGTGGGGATTTATCAGGAGCATGCGGCGAACAGGATCCTTGCAGATCTTGTTCGTGCGTGCGCCCCGCAATGGATGGAGCTCGAATTGGACTATCGCATCCGAGGGGGCGTCCACACGGTCGTTCGCACTCGGTGGCCCGCACCATCGTCGTGA
- a CDS encoding QueT transporter family protein, whose translation MARTIVVKRGAVRIAEIGVVAAAYAALTVLLAPASYGPLQFRLAESLKPLVIWEPHLIPAFVLGNFLSNLPSPFVGPWELVWMPCANLVGAWACWRIGRINAYLGAGVYALIIGGAVATMLSVLLRAPFRVLFPSITASEVILLVLGVPVMYPVHLALLRLTGDRPGASAAR comes from the coding sequence GTGGCCCGCACCATCGTCGTGAAGCGCGGGGCGGTGCGGATCGCGGAGATCGGCGTTGTGGCCGCGGCATACGCTGCGCTCACGGTCCTGCTGGCCCCGGCCTCCTACGGCCCGCTGCAGTTTCGGCTCGCCGAGAGCCTCAAGCCCCTCGTGATCTGGGAGCCCCACCTGATCCCGGCGTTCGTCCTCGGCAACTTTCTCAGCAACCTGCCGAGCCCGTTCGTGGGCCCATGGGAACTTGTGTGGATGCCGTGCGCGAACCTCGTCGGCGCGTGGGCGTGTTGGCGCATCGGACGCATCAACGCGTATCTGGGAGCCGGTGTGTACGCGCTGATCATCGGGGGCGCCGTGGCGACGATGCTGTCCGTGCTGCTGCGGGCGCCCTTTCGGGTTCTCTTCCCATCCATTACCGCGAGCGAGGTCATCCTGCTCGTGCTGGGGGTCCCCGTGATGTACCCGGTGCACCTCGCGCTGCTGCGCCTCACCGGTGACCGGCCAGGGGCATCTGCCGCGCGATAG
- a CDS encoding amidase translates to MNELAFASVSELAVRIRSRDLSPVAVVDDLLARTERCRALNAFITVTADMARAQAASAEREINAGRYRGPLHGIPVSLKDLIDTKGIRTTRGSRIFADYIPAEDATVVARLQHAGAVLLGKNTLHEFAFGITTNNPHYGPTRNPWRLDRIPGGSSGGSGAAVAAGLGPVSIGTDTGGSIRIPAALCGTVGLKPTYGRVSRHGVFPLSWSLDHVGPLTRTVEDAALVLQAIAGPDPLDPSTLGQTVPEFTSRLTGPITGLRVGVLSDEYHREMTDDVRAAFRAALDVLAERGLDLEDVEFPRASEARTAAATVLFAEAASVHERWLHDRAADYGADTRALLQQGQFITATQYLRAQRVRTLVVNEVGMLLRRYAALVLPAIPLVAPAIGQPTVTLGGRPGDARGAVTRLVRLINFVGLPAITVPCGFGADGLPVGLQVVGRGMDEPTVLAIAHAYEQATPWHTRRPPDPPERI, encoded by the coding sequence GTGAACGAGCTCGCGTTCGCGTCGGTCTCGGAACTAGCCGTCCGCATTCGATCCCGGGACCTGTCCCCGGTCGCGGTAGTCGACGACCTGCTGGCCCGCACCGAACGGTGCCGGGCCCTCAATGCATTCATCACGGTGACGGCCGATATGGCCCGCGCGCAGGCCGCATCGGCCGAGCGGGAGATCAACGCCGGCCGGTACCGGGGTCCTCTGCACGGCATCCCGGTTTCGCTCAAGGACCTCATCGACACGAAGGGGATCAGGACAACCCGCGGCTCCCGGATCTTTGCCGACTACATCCCTGCCGAGGATGCCACCGTCGTGGCGCGGCTGCAGCACGCGGGGGCGGTGCTGTTGGGGAAGAACACTCTGCATGAGTTCGCCTTCGGGATCACCACCAACAATCCCCATTACGGGCCGACCCGCAATCCCTGGCGGCTCGACCGCATCCCCGGGGGGTCGAGTGGGGGTTCCGGGGCCGCGGTCGCCGCGGGCCTCGGGCCCGTGTCGATCGGGACCGACACCGGGGGCAGCATTCGCATCCCAGCGGCGCTCTGCGGCACCGTCGGACTCAAGCCCACATACGGCCGCGTCAGCCGTCACGGCGTGTTCCCGTTGTCATGGTCCCTGGACCACGTGGGCCCGCTGACCCGCACAGTGGAGGACGCCGCGCTGGTCCTTCAGGCGATCGCGGGGCCCGATCCGCTCGACCCGTCGACGCTCGGTCAAACGGTGCCCGAGTTCACCTCGAGGCTGACCGGCCCGATCACCGGCCTCCGCGTCGGCGTGCTGAGCGACGAGTACCATCGCGAGATGACCGACGACGTGCGGGCGGCGTTCCGCGCGGCCCTCGACGTTCTGGCCGAGCGGGGTCTCGATCTGGAAGACGTGGAGTTTCCCCGCGCGAGCGAGGCGCGCACAGCCGCGGCCACGGTGTTGTTTGCTGAAGCGGCGAGTGTCCACGAGCGGTGGCTCCACGACCGGGCCGCCGATTACGGGGCCGACACCCGTGCACTGCTTCAGCAGGGGCAGTTTATCACGGCGACCCAATACCTCCGCGCGCAGCGCGTGCGGACCCTGGTCGTCAATGAGGTGGGGATGTTGCTTCGGCGGTATGCGGCGCTCGTGCTGCCCGCGATCCCCCTGGTCGCGCCGGCGATCGGTCAGCCCACCGTGACCCTTGGAGGACGTCCCGGGGACGCGCGAGGCGCCGTCACCCGGCTGGTGCGTCTGATCAACTTTGTGGGACTTCCGGCGATTACGGTGCCGTGCGGGTTCGGGGCGGACGGGCTGCCCGTGGGGCTGCAGGTCGTTGGGCGGGGCATGGATGAGCCAACCGTGCTGGCGATCGCGCATGCCTATGAACAGGCGACGCCGTGGCATACTCGGCGGCCTCCGGATCCTCCGGAGCGGATCTAA
- a CDS encoding ECF transporter S component, with product MQETRQGGLSTRGIVMAGILAAIAIFLGASRLGFIPMPTGVNATIMHVPAIIGGILEGPVVGGLIGTIFGLYSFFYATIPLFKDPIVAIIPRIFIGVFAAWAYTAARPAGEWWAIAVAAVVGTVTNTVLVLGFGVLRHYIPGGRAFKIALANGIPEIIVAVIISLAVLLFWKRVETGPAKARV from the coding sequence ATGCAGGAGACACGGCAGGGCGGACTCTCGACACGCGGCATTGTCATGGCCGGGATCCTCGCGGCCATCGCGATTTTCCTGGGCGCCAGTCGTCTGGGGTTCATCCCCATGCCGACCGGCGTGAATGCGACGATCATGCACGTCCCAGCCATTATCGGTGGCATTCTTGAAGGCCCGGTCGTCGGAGGCCTCATCGGGACCATCTTCGGCCTCTACAGCTTCTTCTACGCCACCATCCCGCTCTTCAAGGATCCGATTGTCGCGATCATTCCCCGCATCTTCATCGGCGTGTTTGCCGCGTGGGCCTATACGGCGGCCCGTCCCGCCGGTGAGTGGTGGGCCATCGCCGTGGCCGCCGTCGTCGGCACGGTGACGAACACCGTGCTCGTGCTCGGGTTCGGCGTGCTCCGCCACTACATCCCGGGTGGACGGGCTTTCAAGATTGCCCTGGCCAACGGCATTCCCGAGATCATCGTCGCCGTGATCATCTCCCTCGCTGTGCTGCTCTTCTGGAAGCGCGTCGAGACCGGGCCGGCGAAGGCGCGCGTCTAG
- a CDS encoding energy-coupling factor transporter transmembrane component T, translating to MSEFELLRNITIGQYLPTGSYLHRLDPRAKILAAIFVTGAVSFTPTLLGNGCLIAGCLAIVWLGRIPLSYALRGLIPAVPFLVFFALLQLLFFGRSYDPASPVIFQWGWVVVTEAVARLVVISAVRFVELLIVTSVFTLSTRTTELTHGIESLLRPFRRLRVPSHELALVVTIAIRFVPTLALQAERLLKAQASRGGRIGGSRWRFIARARQMLPVLVPLFAFALKRGEELIVAMESRAYTGGEGRTTYMQFQTTPLDWLAPIAAFVFLVAMLGAPFPF from the coding sequence ATGAGCGAATTCGAATTGCTCCGGAACATTACGATCGGGCAGTATCTGCCCACCGGATCGTACCTGCACCGGCTCGATCCGCGGGCCAAGATCCTCGCGGCGATCTTCGTCACCGGCGCTGTGAGCTTTACCCCCACGCTCTTGGGCAACGGCTGCCTGATCGCCGGCTGTCTCGCGATCGTGTGGCTCGGGAGAATCCCCTTGTCCTATGCCTTGCGCGGCTTGATCCCCGCGGTCCCGTTTCTCGTGTTCTTCGCCCTGTTGCAGCTGCTCTTCTTTGGCCGGAGCTACGATCCGGCGAGCCCCGTCATCTTCCAGTGGGGATGGGTCGTGGTCACGGAGGCCGTCGCGCGTTTGGTGGTGATCTCCGCGGTGAGGTTCGTGGAATTGCTGATCGTGACGAGCGTCTTCACGTTGTCGACACGCACCACGGAGCTCACGCACGGCATCGAAAGCCTGCTCCGCCCCTTCCGCCGCCTCCGTGTGCCGTCGCATGAACTGGCGCTGGTGGTGACGATCGCCATCCGCTTCGTTCCAACGCTGGCCCTGCAGGCCGAACGCCTCCTCAAGGCGCAGGCGTCGCGCGGAGGACGGATCGGCGGGAGTCGCTGGCGATTTATTGCACGCGCCCGCCAGATGCTGCCCGTCCTCGTTCCTCTCTTTGCCTTTGCCCTCAAGCGCGGCGAGGAACTCATCGTGGCCATGGAATCTCGGGCGTACACCGGGGGTGAGGGGCGAACCACGTATATGCAGTTCCAGACCACTCCGCTCGACTGGCTCGCCCCCATCGCGGCCTTCGTCTTCCTCGTCGCCATGCTCGGCGCGCCGTTTCCATTCTGA
- a CDS encoding energy-coupling factor transporter ATPase: MTEPGSLIVVEDLWHTYMAGTPFEHHALRGLSLEIHEGEIVGIIGQTGSGKSTLIQYFNGLLRPGRGRVTVAGQNLGARDADIGAVRTCVGLVFQDPEDQVFERLVGDDVAYGPRQLGLPFAEIRERVRWAMETVGLPFDAFKDRYTFTLSGGELRKAALAGVLALRPRVLVLDEPTSGLDPGSREELRARIGEFRAREGLTLVLVSHDMDEIARLCDRLYVLHDGTIAIAGTPREVFSERARLAELGLAPPVPAQVVQRLRERGYPIAGDGLTVDEAARAIATLLGAPA, from the coding sequence ATGACCGAGCCGGGATCGCTGATCGTGGTTGAGGACCTGTGGCACACGTATATGGCGGGGACCCCGTTCGAGCACCATGCGCTTCGCGGGCTCTCGCTTGAGATCCACGAAGGGGAGATCGTCGGCATCATCGGCCAGACCGGGTCAGGGAAGTCCACGCTGATCCAGTACTTCAACGGATTGCTGCGACCCGGGCGCGGGCGGGTGACCGTGGCCGGGCAGAACCTCGGCGCGCGGGACGCCGACATCGGTGCCGTGCGCACGTGTGTGGGACTGGTCTTTCAGGACCCGGAGGACCAGGTCTTCGAGCGACTCGTCGGGGATGACGTCGCCTACGGTCCGCGTCAACTGGGGCTGCCATTCGCGGAGATTCGGGAGCGCGTTCGGTGGGCGATGGAGACCGTCGGGCTTCCGTTCGACGCGTTCAAGGATCGGTACACGTTTACGCTGAGTGGCGGGGAGCTCCGCAAAGCGGCCCTCGCGGGGGTGCTCGCGCTGCGGCCCCGGGTGCTGGTGCTGGACGAGCCGACGTCGGGGCTGGATCCCGGCTCTCGCGAGGAGCTGCGGGCACGCATCGGTGAGTTTCGCGCGCGCGAGGGGCTGACCCTGGTGCTCGTGTCGCACGACATGGACGAAATTGCCCGGCTCTGCGACCGGCTGTATGTGCTCCACGATGGGACGATCGCGATTGCCGGCACACCGCGGGAGGTATTTTCCGAGCGCGCCCGGCTGGCCGAGCTGGGGCTGGCTCCGCCGGTGCCGGCTCAGGTGGTCCAGCGGCTGCGCGAGCGCGGGTACCCCATCGCCGGCGACGGGCTGACCGTGGACGAGGCCGCGCGGGCGATCGCGACCCTCCTCGGCGCCCCGGCATGA
- a CDS encoding energy-coupling factor transporter ATPase, which yields MPEPLISCDGVEFAYAAQVPSERVLCGVSLAVYPGEHLAIIGPNGSGKSTLARHFNGLLRPTAGTVRVGGMDTRDPAHTRAIRRTVGMVFQHPESQMVATIVEEDVAFGPENLGVPQAELRSRVREALDVVGMWGARDRPPHLLSAGQKQRVAIAGVLAMRPVCVVLDEATSMLDPRGRTEVAQVVAELRRRGTAIVSITHLMNEAAAADRVIVLHRGTVYLTGAPRDVFAHPDMLREIGLEVPVVSLLADRLRAQFPTFPPGLLGVDELVDAVAARAPVTR from the coding sequence ATGCCCGAGCCGCTCATCTCCTGCGACGGCGTCGAGTTTGCGTACGCTGCGCAGGTCCCAAGCGAGCGCGTACTCTGCGGGGTCTCGCTCGCGGTCTATCCGGGTGAACATCTCGCCATCATCGGCCCCAACGGCTCCGGAAAATCCACGCTGGCCCGACATTTCAACGGGCTGCTCCGGCCCACCGCGGGCACCGTCCGCGTGGGGGGGATGGACACGCGCGATCCCGCGCACACCCGCGCGATCCGCCGGACCGTGGGCATGGTGTTCCAGCACCCCGAGAGTCAGATGGTGGCGACCATCGTCGAGGAAGATGTGGCGTTTGGCCCCGAGAACCTCGGCGTGCCGCAGGCGGAATTGCGGAGTCGTGTGCGCGAGGCACTGGACGTCGTCGGGATGTGGGGGGCCCGCGATCGGCCGCCGCATCTGCTCTCGGCCGGCCAGAAGCAGCGGGTCGCCATCGCCGGGGTGCTGGCGATGCGGCCGGTCTGCGTCGTGTTGGACGAAGCCACGTCAATGCTCGATCCACGCGGGCGCACCGAGGTGGCGCAGGTCGTCGCCGAGTTGCGGCGGCGCGGGACGGCGATCGTCTCCATCACCCACCTGATGAATGAAGCGGCGGCCGCGGATCGGGTCATCGTGCTCCACCGGGGAACGGTGTATCTGACCGGCGCACCACGAGACGTATTCGCCCACCCCGATATGTTGCGTGAGATCGGCCTGGAGGTCCCGGTCGTGTCCCTGCTGGCGGACCGTCTTCGAGCGCAATTCCCCACATTTCCCCCGGGGTTGCTCGGTGTGGACGAACTCGTCGACGCGGTTGCCGCCCGCGCCCCCGTGACGCGATGA
- a CDS encoding ArgE/DapE family deacylase — protein MLDLESNVDAVLAAVDEAYALDLACRLVRTPSVYRPTDPEANETAVAALIAAELRQLGLDVHVEDAAPGRPNVIGDWIGRGPGPLLIVEGHSDVVTEGDAAAWSVPPFGAIVADGRLYGRGAADMKGGVAAAIAAVRAIRDARVELPGRIRVAVVADEEGMMVGIKSFIRNGWAKDACGAIICEPEANEVCLVQKGALRAIARFRGKMAHGAMPKSGINPIPASAGFVQSLLALERRYVMRHGAHTLLGEPSVTPTVLEAGDLAQLNVIQAEAVVGVDVRTIPGQDHAVIRDDLRHAVADAASGVPGCHGELDVIEERPWTETPPEAAVVAAVERGVRRVRGRPPRRRGVPGATDGTFLYAWGGVPIVTIGPGDVTIPHQVDEFVRVADLVEAARIFAAAACYCLGSST, from the coding sequence ATGCTCGACCTCGAGTCCAACGTCGACGCCGTCCTGGCGGCGGTCGACGAGGCGTACGCGCTCGATCTGGCCTGCCGTCTCGTCCGAACCCCGAGCGTCTACCGTCCCACCGATCCGGAGGCAAACGAGACCGCGGTCGCTGCACTTATTGCCGCCGAACTGCGGCAATTGGGGCTCGATGTGCACGTCGAGGACGCGGCCCCCGGCCGGCCCAACGTGATCGGGGACTGGATCGGGCGAGGCCCAGGCCCGCTGTTGATCGTCGAAGGGCACAGCGACGTGGTGACGGAGGGAGACGCCGCCGCGTGGTCGGTGCCGCCTTTCGGGGCCATCGTCGCGGACGGACGTCTGTACGGGCGAGGCGCAGCGGATATGAAAGGCGGAGTCGCAGCGGCGATCGCCGCGGTCCGCGCGATCCGCGACGCCCGGGTCGAGTTGCCCGGGCGGATCCGCGTCGCTGTGGTGGCGGATGAGGAAGGCATGATGGTCGGGATCAAGTCCTTCATCCGAAACGGCTGGGCCAAAGATGCCTGCGGTGCGATCATCTGCGAGCCCGAGGCCAACGAGGTGTGCCTCGTGCAGAAGGGGGCATTGCGGGCGATCGCCAGGTTTCGGGGGAAGATGGCCCACGGGGCGATGCCGAAGAGCGGGATTAACCCGATTCCCGCATCCGCGGGGTTTGTCCAGAGCCTCCTGGCCCTCGAGCGCCGGTACGTCATGCGCCATGGAGCCCACACGCTGCTGGGCGAGCCCAGCGTGACCCCGACGGTCCTGGAGGCGGGAGACCTGGCGCAACTCAACGTGATTCAGGCCGAAGCCGTCGTCGGGGTCGATGTCCGAACCATTCCGGGGCAGGATCACGCGGTGATCCGCGACGACCTGCGCCACGCTGTGGCGGACGCCGCGTCGGGCGTTCCCGGTTGCCACGGGGAGCTCGACGTCATCGAGGAGCGTCCCTGGACCGAGACACCCCCGGAGGCCGCCGTCGTGGCCGCGGTCGAACGGGGGGTGCGGCGTGTCAGGGGCCGGCCGCCGCGGCGCAGGGGAGTCCCCGGTGCAACGGACGGAACATTTCTCTACGCCTGGGGCGGGGTGCCGATCGTCACGATCGGGCCCGGGGACGTGACCATTCCGCACCAGGTCGATGAATTCGTCAGGGTCGCCGACCTGGTCGAAGCCGCCCGGATCTTTGCGGCGGCCGCCTGCTACTGCCTCGGCTCGTCCACCTGA